One window of Triplophysa rosa linkage group LG8, Trosa_1v2, whole genome shotgun sequence genomic DNA carries:
- the myo1eb gene encoding myosin IEb: protein MGSKEKYHWQTQNVKVSGVDDMVLLSKISEDAITDNLKKRYMDDFIFTYIGPVLISVNPFKQLPYFTDREIELYQGAAQYENPPHIYALADNMYRNMMIDSENHCVIISGESGAGKTVGAKYIMGYISKVSGGGPKVQHVKDIILQSNPLLEAFGNAKTVRNNNSSRFGKYFEIQFSRGGEPDGGKISNFLLEKSRVVSQNQGERSFHIYYQLLQGASKEQRENLGVTTPDYYYYLNQSGTYTVEDVSDKKEFADTMAAMSVVGLSMDEQDTVLQIVAGILHLGNIAFREEGNYAVVESEDFLAFPSYLLGINQDGLKSKLTSRIMDSKWGGKTETISVTLNTEQASFTRDALSKALYSRLFDYLVDVINKAMQKDREELNIGVLDIYGFEIFQKNGFEQFCINFVNEKLQQIFIELTLKAEQEEYVQEGIKWTPIEYFNNKVVCDLIESKVNPPGIMSILDDVCATMHAKGEGADQTLLQKLQSQIGAHEHFNSWNKGFIVHHYAGKVSYDVNGFCERNRDVLFNDIIELMQSSEFAFIRDLFPENLEAEKRGRPTTSGSKIKKQANNLVQTLMKCTPHYIRCIKPNETKKPRDWEENRVKHQVEYLGLRENIRVRRAGYAFRRIFRKFLQRYAILTRETWPQWHGDEKQGVLHLLRSVNMDSDQYQLGKTKIFIKAPESLFLLEEMRERKYNGHARVIQQAWRKHIAVRKYVRMREEASDLLLNKKERRKNSLNRNFVGDYIGTDNRPEIRQFVGRRERIDFADVVVKYDRRYKTVKRDLILTPKFLYLIGREKVKQGPEKGQIREVMKRKIELEKIQSVSLSTLQDDFFIVHEEQYDSVLQSVFKTEFLSLLYKRYEEKTRKKLPLKFNNLLEFKVKKGGWGPFSSAGSRQIQFQAGQGDEAVLKPSSKVLTVSVGPGLPKNTRPTRRDNRKSRYVGNRNPNAGQYSREPAKTDGRGRGTQGHQPFVRNSLLRQQSTMEQPTLPQQGGSRRSHHDSQIYADMGFMKVPDQGVAGMHRRRSKEYKPLPGSGRPKPAPKPKPRTPQCKALYTYDAQDTDELSFQADDVIEIVTEDPSGWWFGRLRGKEGMFPGNYVEKL, encoded by the exons ATG GGGAGCAAAGAAAAGTATCACTGGCAGACTCAGAATGTGAAAGTGAGCGGAGTGGACGACATGGTCCTCCTCTCCAAGATCAGTGAAGATGCCATCACGGATAACCTGAAGAAAAGATACATGGatgattttatattt ACATACATTGGTCCTGTGCTGATATCAGTCAACCCTTTTAAACAGCTGCCGTATTTCACAGATCGTGAGATTGAACTCTACCAGGGAGCT GCCCAGTATGAGAATCCCCCCCACATCTACGCTCTGGCCGACAACATGTACCGCAACATGATGATTGATTCAGAGAATCATTGTGTCATTATTAG CGGAGAAAGTGGAGCGGGAAAGACCGTGGGAGCCAAGTACATCATGGGCTACATTTCTAAAGTCTCAGGAGGTGGGCCTAAAGTTCAG CATGTGAAAGACATTATTCTCCAGTCTAACCCGCTCCTGGAGGCTTTTGGGAATGCTAAAACTGTCCGCAACAACAATTCCAGTCGCTTT GGAAAGTACTTTGAAATTCAGTTCAGCCGCGGAGGAGAACCTGACGGTGGAAAGATCTCTAACTTCCTTCTGGAAAAGTCTAGAGTGGTGTCTCAGAACCAAGGCGAAAGAAGTTTCCATATTTATTACCAG CTCTTGCAAGGAGCCAGCAAAGAGCAGAGAGAGAATTTAGGCGTCACCACCCCTGATTATTACTACTACTTAAACCAGTCCGGCACCTACACTGTggaggatgtcagcgacaagaagGAGTTTGCAGACACCATG GCTGCCATGTCAGTGGTCGGTCTTTCTATGGATGAACAGGACACCGTGTTGCAGATTGTGGCAGGAATCCTCCATCTTGGGAACATTGCTTTTAGGGAGGAGGGCAACTATGCTGTGGTGGAGAGTGAAGATT TCCTGGCATTCCCCTCATACTTGTTGGGAATTAATCAGGACGGTCTGAAGAGTAAACTGACCAGTCGCATCATGGACAGCAAGTGGGGTGGCAAGACGGAGACTATTTCCGTCACTTTGAACACGGAGCAGGCCTCCTTCACCCGGGATGCCCTGTCCAAAGCGCTCTATTCTAGACTCTTCGACTATCTTGTTGAT GTCATAAACAAGGCGATGCAGAAAGACCGTGAAGAGTTGAACATTGGCGTTTTAGACATCTACGGCTTTGAAATCTTTCAG AAAAATGGATTCGAGCAATTTTGCATTAACTTTGTAAATGAAAAACTGCAGCAGATTTTTATCGAGCTCACGTTAAAAGCAGAGCAG GAAGAGTATGTACAAGAAGGAATCAAATGGACCCCCATTGAGTACTTCAACAACAAAGTTGTATGTGATTTAATTGAGTCCAAAGTG AATCCTCCTGGTATCATGAGCATCCTGGATGATGTGTGTGCCACCATGCATGCTAAAGGGGAGGGTGCAGATCAGACTCTTCTGCAGAAACTACAGTCACAAATTGGCGCTCATGAGCACTTTAACAGCTGGAACAAGGGTTTCATAGTACACCACTATGCAGGCAAA GTGTCCTATGATGTGAACGGCTTCTGCGAGAGAAACAGGGATGTGCTGTTCAATGACATCATCGAGCTCATGCAGAGCAGTGAGTT CGCCTTCATCAGAGATTTGTTCCCAGAGAACCTCGAGGCTGAGAAAAGAGGCCGTCCCACCACTTCTGGTTCAAAGATTAAG AAACAGGCAAATAATCTGGTTCAGACGTTGATGAAATGCACCCCTCACTATATTCGATGCATTAAGCCCAATGAAACCAAGAAGCCTCGTGATTGGGAGGAAAACCGGGTCAAACATCAGGTGGAGTATCTGGGATTGCGGGAGAACATCCGCGTGCGCAGGGCGGGCTACGCGTTCCGCCGTATCTTCAGGAAATTCCTGCAAAG GTATGCCATCTTGACCAGAGAAACGTGGCCCCAGTGGCATGGGGATGAGAAACAGGGTGTCCTGCATCTTTTAAGATCTGTCAATATGGACTCGGATCAATACCAGCTGGGCAAGACTAAAATCTTCATCAAGGCTCCAGAATCA TTATTTCTGCTGGAAGAGATGCGGGAAAGAAAATACAACGGACATGCTCGGGTAATCCAGCAAGCGTGGCGCAAACACATCGCTGTGCGCAAGTACGTCCGCATGCGAGAGGAGG CATCTGACCTCCTGTTGAATAAGAAGGAGAGAAGGAAGAACAGCCTGAACCGTAATTTTGTAGGCGACTACATCGGCACAGACAACCGCCCTGAAATCCGTCAGTTTGTGGGTCGCAGGGAGAGAATCGACTTCGCTGACGTGGTGGTCAAATACGACCGCAGATATAAG ACTGTCAAGCGTGACCTCATTCTCACCCCCAAGTTCCTCTATCTGATTGGACGGGAGAAGGTGAAGCAGGGTCCTGAGAAAGGGCAGATTCGGGAGGTGATGAAGAGAAAGATCGAGTTGGAGAAGATCCAGTCTGTTTCTCTAAG CACACTACAAGATGACTTCTTTATAGTGCATGAGGAGCAATATGACAGCGTGCTGCAGTCCGTCTTCAAGACAGAATTCCTCAGTCTGTTGTACAAACGCTACGAGGAGAAAACCCGGAAGAAGCTTCCACTTAAGTTCAACAACCT ACTTGAATTTAAGGTGAAGAAAGGAGGCTGGGGTCCGTTCTCATCCGCTGGTTCTCGGCAGATCCAGTTTCAGGCTGGGCAGGGGGATGAGGCAGTTCTGAAACCCAGCAGTAAAGTCCTGACTGTCAGTGTTGGACCAGGTCTTCCTAAAAACACAA GACCCACTCGCCGTGACAACCGAAAGAGCAGGTACGTCGGAAACCGGAATCCCAATGCAGGCCAGTATTCTCGTG AACCTGCCAAGACTGATGGTCGAGGAAGAGGAACTCAAGGTCATCAACCCTTTGTGAGGAACTCTCTGCTGCGTCAGCAGTCCACTATGGAACAGCCCACCTTACCCCAACAAGGAGGATCACGTCGCAGTCACCATGACAGCCAGATCTACGCTGACATGGGCTTCATGAAAGTTCCTGACCAAGGAGTGGCAGG AATGCATCGCAGACGTTCAAAAGAGTATAAACCTCTCCCAGGGTCAGGACGGCCTAAACCCGCCCCCAAACCGAAGCCCCGCACCCCACAATGCAAAGCGCTCTACACGTATGACGCTCAGGACACTGATGAGCTCAGCTTTCAAGCAGATGATGTTATAGAAATAGTAACTGAAG ACCCCTCAGGTTGGTGGTTTGGCCGTCTGAGAGGAAAGGAAGGCATGTTTCCTGGCAACTATGTTGAAAAGCTCTAA
- the pi4kb gene encoding phosphatidylinositol 4-kinase beta isoform X1 has translation MGDTELELSPARLEELQKSPSASSTSTTSSLSLPSSPSSGPHPLTSSSPSTSEGLSTSSPPLDVISEGVGELSLVIDTEVAKKACHEVLQKVKLLKGDGDVPPGKAEPGLANGTMHHEPTDVDGGKPQKIREEEAEPVKSVRRRQKNNSSKQSWLLRLFESKLFDVSMAISYLYNSKEPGVQAYIGNRLFSFRNEDVDFYLPQLLNMYIHMDEDVGDAIKPYVVHRCRQSINFSLQCAWLLGAYSSDMHISTQRYSRGTKLRKLILSDELKPSSQRGRREMPQPPPSCPPPLHHGQGMSEHSLSPSKRTHQRSKSDATVSISLSSNLKRTASNPKVESSQDEDLSSSSDSLELEAGTPVRLTPQREFIKSLMGIGKRLATLPTKEQKTQRLISELSLLNHKLPARVWLPTAAFDHHVVRVPHTQAVVLNSKDKAPYLIYVEVLECENFETSSVPVRIPETRIRSTRSVENLPDCGITPDQRASSFSTVPNYDNDDEAWSVDDIGELQVELPEIHTNSCDNISQFSVDSITSQESKEPIFIAAGDIRRRLSEQLAHTPTTFKRDPEDPSAVALKEPWQEKVTRIREGSPYGHLPSWRLLSVIVKCGDDLRQELLAYQVLKQLQIIWEQERVPLWIKPYKILVISSDSGMIEPVVNAVSIHQVKKQSQLLLLDYFLQEHGNYTTEAFLTAQRNFVQSCAGYCLICYLLQVKDRHNGNILLDSEGHIIHIDFGFILSSSPRNLGFETSAFKLTSEFVDVMGGLDGDMFNYYKMLMLQGLIAARKHMEKVIQIVEIMQQGSQLPCFHGSSTIRYLKERFHMNLTEEQLQVLVEQMVDGSMRSITTKLYDGFQYLTNGIM, from the exons ATGGGTGACACCGAGCTGGAGCTGTCCCCCGCCCGCCTAGAAGAGCTGCAGAAGAGCCCATCAGCCTCTTCCACCTCCACCACCTCCTCTCTGTCCCTACCCTCTTCTCCATCCTCTGGCCCTCATCCCCTAACCAGCTCCAGCCCGAGCACCAGCGAAGGCCTGTCCACTTCCAGCCCCCCTCTGGACGTCATATCCGAGGGAGTGGGTGAACTCAGCCTGGTGATCGATACCGAGGTGGCTAAGAAAGCCTGCCATGAGGTTCTCCAAAAGGTGAAGCTCTTGAAGGGCGACGGAGATGTACCTCCAGGCAAAGCAGAGCCCGGTCTGGCAAACGGTACCATGCACCATGAGCCCACAGATGTAGACGGAGGAAAGCCTCAAAAGATCCGAGAGGAGGAGGCGGAGCCCGTAAAGAGCGTACGGCGGCGTCAGAAGAACAACTCATCCAAGCAGTCCTGGCTCCTGCGGCTATTCGAGTCTAAGTTGTTCGATGTCTCCATGGCCATCTCTTATCTTTACAACTCTAAGGAGCCCGGCGTCCAAGCTTATATCGGCAATCGACTATTTAGTTTCCGAAACGAGGACGTGGATTTTTACTTGCCCCAGTTGCTCAATATGTACATCCACATGGACGAGGACGTGGGCGACGCCATCAAACCCTACGTGGTTCACCGCTGTCGGCAAAGCATCAACTTCTCCCTGCAGTGCGCCTGGCTGCTGGGGGCCTACTCTTCTGACATGCACATCTCCACGCAGCGTTACTCCCGCGGCACGAAGCTGCGTAAACTCATCCTGTCAGACGAGCTCAAGCCCTCCAGCCAGCGTGGCCGCAGGGAGATGCCGCAGCCTCCCCCGTCCTGCCCCCCTCCCCTTCATCATGGTCAGGGCATGAGCGAACACAGCCTCTCGCCCTCCAAACGCACGCACCAGCGCTCGAAATCTGACGCCACCGTCAGCATCAGCCTCAGCAGCAATCTGAAGAGAACCGCCAGCAACCCCAAAGTAGAGAGCAGTCAAGATGAG GATTTGAGCTCCAGCTCCGACAGTCTCGAGCTAGAGGCTGGTACA CCTGTGCGTCTGACTCCCCAGAGAGAGTTCATTAAGTCTCTGATGGGCATTGGCAAAAGACTGGCCACTCTGCCCACTAAAGAACAGAAGACTCAGAGGCTGATCTCAGAACTGTCCCTGCTCAACCACAAGCTGCCCGCGCGGGTCTGGCTGCCCACGGCTGCTTTCGACCACCACGTGGTGCGCGTGCCTCACACGCAGGCCGTCGTGCTCAACTCGAAGGATAAG GCACCTTATTTAATCTATGTAGAAGTTCTGGAATGTGAAAACTTTGAGACGTCAAGCGTGCCGGTCAGGATTCCAGAAACGCGGATCCGCAGCACACGCTCCGTAGAGAATCTCCCGGATTGCGGCATCACGCCCGACCAGCGTGCCAGCAGCTTTTCCACGGTTCCCAATTATGACAACGACGACGAGGCGTGGTCTGTAGATGACATCGGAGAGCTGCAGGTGGAG CTTCCTGAGATCCACACCAACAGTTGTGACAACATCTCCCAGTTCTCAGTAGATAGCATCACGAGCCAGGAGAGCAAGGAACCTATTTTTATTGCAGCTGGAGACATCAG ACGACGTCTGTCGGAGCAGCTCGCCCACACACCCACCACATTCAAGAGGGATCCGGAAGATCCCTCAGCTGTAGCTCTAAAGGAACCGTGGCAGGAGAAAGTGAC ACGAATCAGAGAGGGCTCCCCCTATGGGCACCTGCCCAGCTGGCGTCTTCTTTCTGTTATCGTGAAATGTGGCGACGACCTGAGACAGGAGCTGCTTGCCTACCAAGTGCTAAAACAACTGcag ATTATCTGGGAGCAAGAGAGGGTTCCTCTGTGGATCAAGCCCTATAAGATCCTGGTCATCTCTTCAGACAGCGGCATGATCGAGCCGGTGGTCAACGCTGTGTCCATTCACCAGGTGAAGAAACAGAGCCAGCTGTTGTTGCTCGACTACTTCCTGCAAGAGCACGGCAACTACACTACAGAGGCCTTTCTTACAGCACAGCGCAACTTTGTCCAGAGCTGTGCAGGCTACTGCCTCATCTGCTACCTTCTGCAGGTGAAGGACAG GCACAATGGAAATATCCTGCTGGACTCGGAGGGCCACATCATTCACATCGACTTTGGTTTCATCCTCTCCAGCTCGCCACGAAACTTGGGCTTTGAGACGTCTGCCTTCAAACTCACCAGTGAATTTGTCGAT GTGATGGGAGGTCTGGATGGAGACATGTTCAACTATTACAAGATGCTAATGCTCCAAGGACTCATCGCTGCACGCAAGCACATGGAGAAGGTCATCCAGATCGTAGAAATCATGCAGCAAG GTTCTCAGCTCCCCTGCTTTCACGGCTCCAGCACCATACGTTACCTGAAGGAGAGATTCCACATGAACCTGACGGAGGAGCAGCTGCAGGTGTTGGTGGAGCAGATGGTGGACGGCTCCATGCGCTCCATCACGACCAAGCTGTACGACGGATTCCAATATCTCACAAATGGCATCATGTGA
- the pi4kb gene encoding phosphatidylinositol 4-kinase beta isoform X2: protein MGDTELELSPARLEELQKSPSASSTSTTSSLSLPSSPSSGPHPLTSSSPSTSEGLSTSSPPLDVISEGVGELSLVIDTEVAKKACHEVLQKVKLLKGDGDVPPGKAEPGLANGTMHHEPTDVDGGKPQKIREEEAEPVKSVRRRQKNNSSKQSWLLRLFESKLFDVSMAISYLYNSKEPGVQAYIGNRLFSFRNEDVDFYLPQLLNMYIHMDEDVGDAIKPYVVHRCRQSINFSLQCAWLLGAYSSDMHISTQRYSRGTKLRKLILSDELKPSSQRGRREMPQPPPSCPPPLHHGQGMSEHSLSPSKRTHQRSKSDATVSISLSSNLKRTASNPKVESSQDEPVRLTPQREFIKSLMGIGKRLATLPTKEQKTQRLISELSLLNHKLPARVWLPTAAFDHHVVRVPHTQAVVLNSKDKAPYLIYVEVLECENFETSSVPVRIPETRIRSTRSVENLPDCGITPDQRASSFSTVPNYDNDDEAWSVDDIGELQVELPEIHTNSCDNISQFSVDSITSQESKEPIFIAAGDIRRRLSEQLAHTPTTFKRDPEDPSAVALKEPWQEKVTRIREGSPYGHLPSWRLLSVIVKCGDDLRQELLAYQVLKQLQIIWEQERVPLWIKPYKILVISSDSGMIEPVVNAVSIHQVKKQSQLLLLDYFLQEHGNYTTEAFLTAQRNFVQSCAGYCLICYLLQVKDRHNGNILLDSEGHIIHIDFGFILSSSPRNLGFETSAFKLTSEFVDVMGGLDGDMFNYYKMLMLQGLIAARKHMEKVIQIVEIMQQGSQLPCFHGSSTIRYLKERFHMNLTEEQLQVLVEQMVDGSMRSITTKLYDGFQYLTNGIM from the exons ATGGGTGACACCGAGCTGGAGCTGTCCCCCGCCCGCCTAGAAGAGCTGCAGAAGAGCCCATCAGCCTCTTCCACCTCCACCACCTCCTCTCTGTCCCTACCCTCTTCTCCATCCTCTGGCCCTCATCCCCTAACCAGCTCCAGCCCGAGCACCAGCGAAGGCCTGTCCACTTCCAGCCCCCCTCTGGACGTCATATCCGAGGGAGTGGGTGAACTCAGCCTGGTGATCGATACCGAGGTGGCTAAGAAAGCCTGCCATGAGGTTCTCCAAAAGGTGAAGCTCTTGAAGGGCGACGGAGATGTACCTCCAGGCAAAGCAGAGCCCGGTCTGGCAAACGGTACCATGCACCATGAGCCCACAGATGTAGACGGAGGAAAGCCTCAAAAGATCCGAGAGGAGGAGGCGGAGCCCGTAAAGAGCGTACGGCGGCGTCAGAAGAACAACTCATCCAAGCAGTCCTGGCTCCTGCGGCTATTCGAGTCTAAGTTGTTCGATGTCTCCATGGCCATCTCTTATCTTTACAACTCTAAGGAGCCCGGCGTCCAAGCTTATATCGGCAATCGACTATTTAGTTTCCGAAACGAGGACGTGGATTTTTACTTGCCCCAGTTGCTCAATATGTACATCCACATGGACGAGGACGTGGGCGACGCCATCAAACCCTACGTGGTTCACCGCTGTCGGCAAAGCATCAACTTCTCCCTGCAGTGCGCCTGGCTGCTGGGGGCCTACTCTTCTGACATGCACATCTCCACGCAGCGTTACTCCCGCGGCACGAAGCTGCGTAAACTCATCCTGTCAGACGAGCTCAAGCCCTCCAGCCAGCGTGGCCGCAGGGAGATGCCGCAGCCTCCCCCGTCCTGCCCCCCTCCCCTTCATCATGGTCAGGGCATGAGCGAACACAGCCTCTCGCCCTCCAAACGCACGCACCAGCGCTCGAAATCTGACGCCACCGTCAGCATCAGCCTCAGCAGCAATCTGAAGAGAACCGCCAGCAACCCCAAAGTAGAGAGCAGTCAAGATGAG CCTGTGCGTCTGACTCCCCAGAGAGAGTTCATTAAGTCTCTGATGGGCATTGGCAAAAGACTGGCCACTCTGCCCACTAAAGAACAGAAGACTCAGAGGCTGATCTCAGAACTGTCCCTGCTCAACCACAAGCTGCCCGCGCGGGTCTGGCTGCCCACGGCTGCTTTCGACCACCACGTGGTGCGCGTGCCTCACACGCAGGCCGTCGTGCTCAACTCGAAGGATAAG GCACCTTATTTAATCTATGTAGAAGTTCTGGAATGTGAAAACTTTGAGACGTCAAGCGTGCCGGTCAGGATTCCAGAAACGCGGATCCGCAGCACACGCTCCGTAGAGAATCTCCCGGATTGCGGCATCACGCCCGACCAGCGTGCCAGCAGCTTTTCCACGGTTCCCAATTATGACAACGACGACGAGGCGTGGTCTGTAGATGACATCGGAGAGCTGCAGGTGGAG CTTCCTGAGATCCACACCAACAGTTGTGACAACATCTCCCAGTTCTCAGTAGATAGCATCACGAGCCAGGAGAGCAAGGAACCTATTTTTATTGCAGCTGGAGACATCAG ACGACGTCTGTCGGAGCAGCTCGCCCACACACCCACCACATTCAAGAGGGATCCGGAAGATCCCTCAGCTGTAGCTCTAAAGGAACCGTGGCAGGAGAAAGTGAC ACGAATCAGAGAGGGCTCCCCCTATGGGCACCTGCCCAGCTGGCGTCTTCTTTCTGTTATCGTGAAATGTGGCGACGACCTGAGACAGGAGCTGCTTGCCTACCAAGTGCTAAAACAACTGcag ATTATCTGGGAGCAAGAGAGGGTTCCTCTGTGGATCAAGCCCTATAAGATCCTGGTCATCTCTTCAGACAGCGGCATGATCGAGCCGGTGGTCAACGCTGTGTCCATTCACCAGGTGAAGAAACAGAGCCAGCTGTTGTTGCTCGACTACTTCCTGCAAGAGCACGGCAACTACACTACAGAGGCCTTTCTTACAGCACAGCGCAACTTTGTCCAGAGCTGTGCAGGCTACTGCCTCATCTGCTACCTTCTGCAGGTGAAGGACAG GCACAATGGAAATATCCTGCTGGACTCGGAGGGCCACATCATTCACATCGACTTTGGTTTCATCCTCTCCAGCTCGCCACGAAACTTGGGCTTTGAGACGTCTGCCTTCAAACTCACCAGTGAATTTGTCGAT GTGATGGGAGGTCTGGATGGAGACATGTTCAACTATTACAAGATGCTAATGCTCCAAGGACTCATCGCTGCACGCAAGCACATGGAGAAGGTCATCCAGATCGTAGAAATCATGCAGCAAG GTTCTCAGCTCCCCTGCTTTCACGGCTCCAGCACCATACGTTACCTGAAGGAGAGATTCCACATGAACCTGACGGAGGAGCAGCTGCAGGTGTTGGTGGAGCAGATGGTGGACGGCTCCATGCGCTCCATCACGACCAAGCTGTACGACGGATTCCAATATCTCACAAATGGCATCATGTGA
- the selenbp1 gene encoding methanethiol oxidase, which yields MASTCSGCGPGFKTPLDAMKGPREEIVYLPCIYRNTDIQKPDYLATVDVNPESPDFCKVIHRLPMPNLKDELHHSGWNACSSCYDDASKKRNRLILPSLISSRIYVVDVGTDPRAPRLHKMVEPTDLYWKCGLANPHTSHCLGSGQIMISAMGDPSGNGKGGFVLLDGQTFEVIGNWEQPGEAAPFGYDFWYQPRHNVMISTEWGAPKALGNGFNPADVKAGHYGQRLHVWDWTTHKRIQTLDLGEEGAIPLEIRFLHDPAASEGFVGCALQGTVFRFYKTRKGDWAAERVIKVPSKKVDGWALPEMPSLITDILISLDDRFLYFSNWLHGDIRQYDITDRKNPRMVGQVFLGGSILKDGPVKVSEDKELDSPPSARVVKGKRIQGGPQMLQLSLDGKRLYVTTSLYSAWDKQFYPDLLKEGSVMMQIDVDTDKGGLKLNEDFLVDFGAEPEGPALAHELRYPGGDCTSDIWL from the exons ATGG CTTCAACTTGCTCAGGATGTGGACCCGGGTTTAAAACCCCTCTTGATGCAATGAAAG GGCCAAGAGAAGAGATTGTCTACCTACCATGCATTTATCGCAACACAGACATCCAGAAACCTGACTACCTTGCAACTGTTGATGTTAATCCAGAGTCTCCAGATTTTTGCAAG GTGATTCACAGGCTACCCATGCCAAATCTGAAGGATGAGCTGCATCATTCCGGTTGGAATGCCTGTAGCAGCTGTTATGACGACGCTTCTAAAAAACGCAATCGTCTTATTTTGCCCTCCCTGATCTCATCCCGTATCTACGTTGTTGACGTGGGGACAGATCCTCGGGCCCCGAGACTCCACAAG ATGGTGGAGCCTACAGATCTGTATTGGAAATGTGGCCTTGCCAATCCTCACACTTCTCACTGCTTAGGCAGCGGCCAGATCATGATAAGTGCCATGGGTGATCCCTCAGGCAACGGAAAGG GTGGTTTTGTGCTGCTGGATGGACAGACCTTTGAAGTTATTGGCAACTGGGAGCAGCCGGGTGAAGCAGCACCCTTTGGTTATGACTTCTGGTATCAGCCTCGTCATAACGTCATGATAAGCACTGAGTGGGGAGCGCCCAAAGCCTTGGGGAACGGCTTTAACCCTGCAGATGTCAAAGCTG GTCACTACGGGCAGCGCCTTCATGTGTGGGACTGGACAACACACAAGCGAATTCAGACTTTGGATTTGGGAGAGGAGGGTGCAATTCCACTTGAGATCCGTTTCCTACATGACCCTGCTGCATCCGAGGGCTTTGTGGGCTGTGCGCTGCAGGGCACGGTCTTCCGCTTCTACAAGACACGG aaagGAGATTGGGCAGCAGAAAGGGTCATCAAAGTTCCAAGCAAAAAGGTTGATGGTTGGGCTCTTCCTGAGATGCCAA GTCTTATTACGGACATCTTAATTTCATTGGATGACCGCTTCCTGTACTTCAGCAACTGGTTGCATGGAGACATTCGGCAGTATGACATCACTGACCGGAAAAATCCACGGATGGTTGGTCAG GTGTTTCTGGGGGGCAGCATTTTAAAAGACGGACCTGTCAAGGTATCGGAGGACAAAGAACTGGATAGCCCGCCATCGGCACGAGTGGTGAAG GGAAAGAGGATACAGGGAGGGCCTCAGATGTTACAGCTGAGCCTGGATGGAAAAAGACTCTATGTTACCACTTCGTTATACAGTGCGTGGGACAAGCAGTTCTACCCAGACCTCCTCAA GGAGGGTTCTGTCATGATGCAGATTGATGTGGACACAGATAAAGGGGGCCTGAAGCTCAATGAGGACTTCCTTGTAGATTTCGGAGCAGAACCAGAGGGTCCAGCGCTTGCCCACGAGCTCAGATACCCCGGTGGAGACTGCACTTCTGATATTTGGTTATAA